AACACAAAGTTGTCTGGCCTGAAGATCTGGCCGAATGGTCCAGACCTGACCGAGTCCATGGTGCCCGGCTCCAGATCCACCAGGATGGCCCGAGGGACGTACTTGTTACCTGTGGGGACAAGAGCCAGACTTAGGGAGTTGGCAAGAGATCACAGACAAGGTTGTGCTCTCTGCGACTCTCACTGCAGAATCCATTAGAGAAAATCCCAGTATCTGAGACAAAAGTGAGAGAAGAGGGGAGCTTTTCTGCTCTGGAAAAACAGAGGTAATAAGCATGCTTAGTCATGGCAAACATGCAGGAGTCTGAAGGAACTATAAAGTGTATTTTTTAGCAGCTGACATTTAAAATGAACGCAAGAAGCACTTCTTCGTCATTTGTGTGTTCCTAGTACATTGTGTCTGCCACATAGCAGTATGGAAAGCAAGGGTGACTGGGCAAAAACATTCAAATAGTCACCAGCGGCTTCGTTGTAGTACACATTGATTCTCTCCAGCTGCAAGTCACTGTCTCCATGGTAACTGCCAGTGGGGTCGATCCCATGCTCATCGCTGATGACCTCccaaaactggaaaggaaaagaaggaatcgCATAATGGCCTGGCCCTCTAGATGTCAGGAAGGATAGCCCTTTTCTTCCTCGTGTCCTTGGAACAGCGGTCGCTGTGGTCAGACTGTTCAGGAGCTCTGGACTACCGGATAGCTGCAGCCCCTGGTgctccagcagctgctgctgagGGGCTTGGAAATCCGCAGAGCATCGGCCATGTTATGGCGATTGACTGAAAAGCTGGGAGGGGCACTgaagtgggggcgggggggggtggcACAGAGGGTTCCCTTCTAGGCAATGCCAGTGGGTCCTGGGGAGGCTGTCACCCCCAGGCAGGGCTGAAGGTCGCAGCATCCCAGCTGATGGATGGGTCCTGGCAGATCTGAGGACCAGGTGGAACCCGCCCTGTGGCTGCCTTCAGGGATCAATGTCTCCTGGCACAAACCCCACCCAGCCCCCCAAGCAGCATAGTGTTCTGCCAGTGACGTCCACACTGGCCTCCAGCCACTGACCACAGCAGGGGATGGGTGGGGAAGGGTAAGAAGGAGCCTGGGAGCAAGGCTCAGGGCAGTGGATGGAGCTGGCCCTGGTGAGGTTGCAAACTCCATTATGAATTGGCAGCAGGAAAGGGGGCGGGGAGGTTGGGGTGGGCAATATGGCGGTTCTGAAAGAGACCACGTCCTTGTCCAGGCGCCCGCCCACACCCATGCACCATGCCCGCTCCTGCCTGGCCCACTGCGGTCTGTAGTCACAGCCAACGCGGTCACCTGCTGGCCCGCGACCGGAAGCCAGACTCTGACACTGAACATCTTTACGTCTAGATGGGAAATTATCTAAGGTTCACGTCTTCGAAACCCAACGAGAAGCCTCCATGACATCTGTTACCCAATGACACtgcattttttcattaaaaccatagacaaaatatataaattgatcTCCACAAGAAGCCACTGGATTAATATGACCATAGCCCCATCCAAATTTCAGAGACTAATACACCCAGGGAAATGCCAACTACGTCCCCCAGAAGGTCCGTGTCCGAAGGAGATTTCAAGGGGCCTCGATGAAAAGCACACACAGCTGCGGCGCCGCGCGCACAGTGGCAGGTTGTGCGGCTTCCTGGGCCCCGCCCGGCAGCCGCGCCAGGAATGCGCCACCCGGCAGGCGGGCCGCCGCCACCTCCCTCCAGTCCTGGCCTGCGCCCTCGGGACCCGctgccccggcccggcccggcccgcacCCTCGGGGCCGTCGCCCCCTCCCCGCGGCGCGCCCACCTTGGCGCCGATCTGGTTGCCGCACTGGCCCGCCTGGATGTGCACGATCTCGCGCATGGTGCCGGCTGCGGATCGGGTGGAGGCGCTGGCCCTCGGAGCTGTGCGCGAGCGCTGACCGGCCGACTCAGGAGCGCAGAGACCTGCCACCTCCCCCCAGCTCAGCCCTTTATATGACGGgacccgccccctcccccgccggcCCGCAGTGACGTAATGGCGGGCGGGACCGCGGGGGGCGGCGCGGCGGGACTGCGGCACCGCGAGGGGGAGCCGGGGCGCGGTGCGAGGTGCGGGGGCGATGCAGCCCAGCGCCCCGCAGCCCGGGTCCCGCCGGCCCGCCCAGCCCCGGCAGTCGGCACGCCCTGCAGGCGCCCTCGCCCCATCCCTGGGTacggccccacccctgccccgggTCGGGGGTCTAGCGCTCAGTCGGGCCACTCTGGATTCCCGAAGAGGGCTGGAGCCCGGGGTGCTGGAAccagggggaggggctgcctcCAAACAGGGTCCTCGGCTCCTGGGGGAGGGCGAGAGGCGTCGAATACCCTTTTGGAGTAGGGAGCCCAGAATTTTCACTGGAGTCCACAGCTGTTCTCTAAGGGTTTCCACGTCCTGGGCACAGTCCTGGACCCCGAGCCTCGTTCTTTCTATTCCGGGTGGGAATTCGCGGCGAGTATAAACGCCAGGAGGAGGTGCAGGGTGAGGAGGACTCGGGGTCCCAGGTGAGAGGGGCTGGGCGGCTGTCTTCAAGGAAAGCAAGAATGGCAGGTTGGGCGGCTTTTCGCTTCTacgtgtgaggaagatggtcgctTTGGGAGGGGCTCGCAGAAGTCACTCGGCGCAGGATGTGTCTCATGTCTGCTTTGGGTCTTGGGTCCTTGTAAAGGCCACTTAAATGTGGAAGATTCTACGTGCATGCATGTGTCAGAATATAATAGCCACGGGTCAGCCCATGTACGTGTGCCTCACACGCATTGTCGCCTAACCCTCACGGCAGCCGTATAGCGCTGCACGGCCCGGTCCAGAGGCCACCGGCCACAGGTAGCTATTGCACGCTTGAAACGTGCGTAGTCGGAGTAGAGACTCGCTTTAAGTGTAAAATACTCATCGAATTTCATGGACCCAGTAagttaaaagaatgtaaaatattccaTTAGTGCTAATTGTTTATCTATCTCGATTacatatcaaaataatattttggatatatttttgaaattatatccaatttcaaagtgcttttctattaactttttaaaatgcctgCTAGACTAGTAGTGACTACTAGAAAACTTTAGATTACCTATGTGTCTCACGCTGTACTTCCGTGGAACAGCGCTGTTCCAGAGTGAACATTATTACTATCCCAGTCTCACAGCTTGGAGAAGGAGGCTCAGAGTGACTAGCCACAAAGCCGGTAAGTGAGGGCACCCGGATCCCTTCTACAAAGGCAAAGCCCAGATGGATTTTAAAGGCTTGGTCAGGGTGAGGTAAGACCCACCCTTGTTATTCTCAAAGACGATGTGACAGTGGGCTGGGTGAGCAGGGATGTGGGGCCTACTCTTGTTTCCCAGAgcatcctccttttcctctctggggCCAGTTTCTCCAactataaaatgatgataattataGGTGCCCAGCAGCCAGCTTTGTGCGTAGGAAATGAGAAGCTCTATATCAAAGCGGATTGAGTTTATGGAGCAAAAACACCGCCATAAAACCCAAGGCAATGCTGTCACTATAGGTATTAGGGCTATTTGCTGTGTTGATAGTGGGCATATATGAGAAGCAGACCAACTGGCCGCTTCATCACCCCTGCTTTAGGAAGCCTGTCCTTCAGGGTCCTCCCAGCACGCAGGCAAGTGCCTGGTGCTGGCTCTCAGGCTGGGGATGGGTCTCCTAGACTCTCTAGTCTCCCCTCCCCATGCTGCTGGGCCTCCACTGCACAGGGCATCCCACTGATTGTGTTCCCGGGTTCCTAGGGCTCGGCGTCCACTTCTctcaaccccctcccccaactcccacaTCTTGGGCTCTTCATGACCAGCTGGAACCTTCCAGAATCTCTCCAGAAGAGCTTCAGTGATGACCGGGttccacaaagatttattttctggAGGTGATTGCCTCTTggcctttgttttttcattcaaatgGAAATTTGGGGTCAAACAGGAGCAGAGGATGAGACCTGGAAGGGATGATACTGGGGACATAGGGACCCTCATAGGTGGGCACTTCCCTGCCTGTGGAAGGCCAGACCACCCTCATGGAATTTGCATACTCTCTTGTGTCCTGATTGGGCTGTTAAGCAAGTGACCTAACTTCTCTCAGCCGCTATTACCATATCTGAAACATGGACATCTGTTCTTATTACGTTGTGAAGAGGACAGTGTCTGTGAACTGAATGTTTGGTGAATGTGCAGTCAGTAAATCAATGACAGCATTGATTACAGCAGGCCCAGGCACCTGAGGACGGCCTGCTCTGTGGATTCTGGCAGCAAATGCTCTTCCCAAGGCTGCCGCCTTCTGCCACCTGATATGCACCCCAGATGCACCCCAGCCTGCTTACTCATTTGCCCGCCTCTCCCTCAGCACCCAGCCCTCCTGTCTGTTAGTATATAATCAGAGACACGCAcaggcagattttaaaataatgcctgcCCAACCTACAGTGACTCATCCGAGAGCTGTGAGCTCCTGCTCTCCTCCACCGTGTGCGCACCCAGAACACCACTGCGCTGTCACACAGCAGTGCTGTTCTGCACAGCACCGGTGCAGATAATAGCAGGGGGCGAGGGAGCCCACCAACCCTCCCCTGCCCTGgcgtgggggctttggggagcttCGGGGACAAGGTGGTTTCCTCCccctcttttttcctgcttcagtGTCTAGAAAGGAGCAGCTCTTCTGGCTGTTGGGCAgcgtgatgggggaggggagccaaCATCCTCCTGCCACATGTCATTTCCTGCTTTAGACCTGATGTCACCGACAGTGTTTGAGCCGCCCCTACCCTGAAGGCACCTTGAGTGATGATGACAAAATCCAGACGGGAGAGGGCAGGCGTGGATTCCTGGTAGAAGGCGGCCGTGCCTTTTACAAAAGGCCTCTGCATCCCCCTTCCCTCGGCCTGCCCTTTCTCCCCTCGTGCCTCAGCGAGAGGGCTCCAGTGAGCGCCCTCTGATCATGTGCTGCTGCGAGGTGGGTGACTGCTGGTAACAGATGTCCTCTCTAAAGGGCCAGGCAGGGTCTAGTGGAAATGTGTTTAGCTGGGGTCCTGAAATTTTGAGAACATCAGTTTCCTCTGTAGAATAATGGAAACCCAAGAACCGTCCCAGCAGTGAAATTGTCTGAGTTATTCCGAAACAGTCTCACCTCCTATTTGTTCGTGCCCTCAGAGCAGGCCCGGGGTAAGAGGCACCCCGATTGCTCTCTCCCTCAGAACTCACCTAAAacagccctgcctgctctcccaCTGGGAGTGCACATTTTCAGGCTTTTAATGCAAGCATCTCTTTACAAAGATGGAGGAATTTTGCTTAAAGCGTCTAAGatgcttccttttttaaaaaggctgccTAATGTATAAACAGTCTCAACCCCAATTTAATTTACCTTGCAAATGTCAGCTCCACCAAAGCTGGTAAATTTTGCACCAGACAATAATAATTTGGAGTAAATATATAGTAGTATTTTTCAGCCACTTTCTGGAATGTTTCATGTCACAGTATGCAGTATTTTTACTAGAATTGTCAATCTGgatctttcaaaattgaaaaatacgtatgtgtatgtgtgtgtaatatacatatatattcttattgTGGTAAGAATGCATATGTATGTTCTggttacaaaattaaaatatttagaaaatactaaaaaacacAAGCATGTCTTTCCACTCTTCTCTAGATGTATTTTTTCCACTATTCGTGTTTGATGTgttatcttccttatttttccttttcatgggtTTTTTAGGTGtttctgtttgttcctttttaacataatttcaattatttttgtcttccacatcaGGAATAAAGAACTACTCTACTTTCTTATGCCGTGATTTGAATCAGACATAAGCTCACAAATTCTCAGACATCTGTAAACTTCTCCCAACTGCTACCATTTCCCCAGAACCTAGAGTGCTTGGGCCATACCAAATTCTTGAGGAAGCTGCGCTTCGCATGGCCAGGGCTGGCACATGACTGGAGTGGATTTCCCCTCATTCGTTCAGCCCCCTTCCCCACAGTCCCTGAGTGGTTAAGGGCAGGGGCCCTGGACAGAGTggttggctgtgtgacctggggcaagttacttaacctctctgtgcctcaactgcctcatctgtaaagtgggaataacaaTAGGATGTACCTCCTGGGgctgttacaaggattaaatgaattattgtGTGAAAGTACTTAGAATCCCACCTGACCCATAGTAAGTGGTATATAAATCTTAGCTATCACAGTTGGTATTCCtgcatccttccttccttccttccttcctccctccctccctttcttccttccttccttccttcctgggagTTCTCCATAAATTAGAGCTCAGCTCCAATGCCCTTTCTCTGGGATGCCCCTTCTTTGTGCCCCATAATATTGTGTACACCCCTCCGTATGATCGTGCTGACTTCCAGTCCAGGAGGTTGTCCTCAGCAAGGAAGGGCGCTGTGAGGGGAGGAACAAGCAGCACAACTGGAAGCGTGAGCGCAGGCCCCGTTTGGGGCTCTTCCTCCCACCCGAACCCTGAGGGTCTGCAGGTCAGCGAGGGTCCTCACGCCCCGCAGGCTGGTCCTGAGCCGAGCACGCCCCGGGGCAGGGCACAGGCCTGGACTGGCCCCTGGAGGAGCCGTGGAACCGACAGCCTGTGGCCCCCGATTTCTGACATTCTGCTTCCCTCGCCACCTATTTTCTGAATACACACTTTTCTCACAAAAATCTGAGTTGCCAAAGAATTTgagcggggccagccctggtgcaGAAGAGGTGCTGCTCCTTGTCTCGGAAGCTCGGACCTCGAGGTTCCTTCTCGTTCACTTTCACGGCAACGAGCAATCGCGGAAGGTTTGCCGTCAGCGTTTGCTCCGGCTGGAGACGAAGCCGGGTAGATGCGCGGAGCAGGATGACTCTGCCTCTGCTGAAAGTGTGCTGCCGAGAGGCTCGCAGTGGGCGCGGCGGGAGCGGGGGCGCGCCCTGGTGGTCCCGGCCCGGCAGctcagccctcctctcctctgtcgCCCCCTCGCCCCGCTCCGCCCTCCCGGGAGGGGCTCGGTGCCCTGGCAGTGCCCCGTCCCGGCTGCCCGCGTGTGAGCCTGTGGCACGACGTGTCCCCGTGCCTGCCCCCGCGCCAGCGCGGCCTGTGCAGCTCTCCTGAGGACGGTCTTTGCAGCGGTGCAACGAGCAACCACCACGAGCCTCATAAAATACCTAGGGAAAAATGCGCTCGAAATGTGAAGTGCCctttttttagttataaaataatattgaggTACTGTTTTAAAAGGGTTCATTGGGCCTAGAGCATTTAGGTTATGTAAAAAGCCAGTCTCCTGGGGCCTCACTTGTGCCACCAGGAGTCCTCAGAGAAAGCCCCAAATTGATTCCTGTTCTTATGGCTCCCTCCTTTGTTCCCAACTAGATCCCAGAAATACTTCATTTGACTGTGTAGAAATACTGCTACTTATGTATAGTCAGTTATTATTTATGCCTAATTGTCATGTAGTGCAGAAATAGTAATAGGCATCATTTCAAATATGTGGTGgatgaattttgttaaatttgttgtttaattaTACCAAATTTTGCTTGTGTGACATGCTGCCAATGTCCTTCTTTTCTGGGTTAGGAATATTTGTTACTTCCACTCCTCTCCTCTCATCAGCAAGGGAAATTTTACTATCAGGCTTGGCAGGCACAGTCCTTACTAGTTGTCGAGACCTGAGAAGATGTTTGAGATGGGGGGAAGCCAGGGAGGTGGTGAGGAGACATCTTGGGTCAGTCATTTTCCCTCGTTGGCCAGAAGGGGGCGCACTGGCCAAGGACAGCTTGGTTGCCGTACCTGTTTGAGGGAAGAGGGTAGAGTTAGGCCTTTTGGTGAATGATAGGATAGATGAGCAATGCACAATGAGAAATTTCTGTGTATACAGTGTTTCAAAGTCAAATTTTTGTTAACTCATGGAATACTTGTATACTGTCTTGATTCACAGATGACTTTTAAGGTTGGATAGTTTTGTGATTAATGAAGCATATGGATCCCAGTGAGATACCAGTACTGATGCTGGAAAAGTGAAGCTGAAAAGCAGGCACAGGCTGAGGCCATCCCTAGTGGGGAGAGCACAGGCTGAGTCGGGGAAAAGTGAGGCAGGAAAGCGACTCAGCAACTTCAGGAGCTGAGTCAACAAATGAGTGTCAAGTCTGACGGGAGATTAATGCCAGGACCAGAACCTGCTATCCAATATTGCATCTGGGCTGAAGGAAGTGATGGAAAAGCAAGACAAGGTAACCAGGAAGCACAAGTCAGAGGGAGCGAGAACAGGACCTCTGCCCTGTAGGCTGCCCCAGAAAGCTGCCCGCAATTGCAAATTTACCTTCCTGAGCTTGAACTAGTCCTAAGTGAAATTGTAAGGGTGGCTAAGTttcatttttgattctttttcccaGTTTGAGCGCATGGGCTCCAGCTCCTTATAAAAGTCTGTACCAAGGAAATAATCCAACACCAATCAAGTAGGGCCTTATTCTGATGAGTAaggatattaattcttccaagaaTGTTCACGTAGAACCATAGACTTCTGTGGTCAAAGGGACCTGAAAATCatatattccaaaattaaaagatattccAAAATGAATCTATCTTGGTCCCGCCGTGAGAATTCCTGACAAGATGTCATAGAGCCTGTACTTGAACGCTTTCCTTAATGGGGTGCTCACTACAGCGCTGATTGTCGCACTATTTCGTGACAAGGACTTTACatatcttatttcatttcatccttacaatGATTCTCTGAAGCGGGTACTATTATCACCAATTTCTGGAATAAGAAGCTAAGGCTCGGAGAAATTAAAATGCTTGCCCAGAGCCATACAACTAGTAAGTAGACAATCACTTACTGTGTGAACACGGTGTCAGGTGTTGGAACCGGATGTTCCAAGGACCATGTTCTTCCCACTCCCCAAACTATCCATCTGTGGCAGGCAGGCCGGATACGAAGATGGCCCTGAGATTCACCTGGGCCTGGTGTGTGCACATCTTTTCCCGGTTGTTCAATCGAATACTAATCTAGGTACTGCTGTAATGAGGTTTTCCAGGtgtaattaaggtcccaaatccgttgaccttaaaatagggagatgatCTGGGTCATcgctaatcacatgagccctttcaAAGCAGAGATTTTTCTCCAGCTGGTGGCAGAAGAGGACCCCAGAATTTGAAAGCAGTGGAGACACTCGCCTGCTGGCCTTGCAGGAGCGGCTACCATATTGTGAAGAGGACCACGTGGCAGGGAATGgcaggcggcctctagaagcaGACAACAGCCTCTGATCAACAGTCAGCAAGCAAACAGGGTCCTCAGACCAACAACGGTGAGGAATTAGATTCTGCCCACCACCTGAAGGGTGTGGAAGGGGACCTTGCACTCCAGGTGGAGCAGCCTGGGAGGGTCAGCCTTGTGAGGCCCCGAGCAGAGGACCTGCCTTGCCAGATTCTTGACCACGGGAACCGTAAGATGTTTGTGATGTGCTAAGCCGCTGAGTTTGCGttaacttgttacacagcaacagaaaaccaCTACCTCATCTCCTCTTTGGTGAGTGTCTTAGATGGGTCTCCAGAAGCAGACCTGAGACAGGGATTGGAGTGGAAGTTTATTAGGGGCTAAACAGGGAAGCAGCAGGAGAGTAGTGGGGAACTGagctgggaaagagaaggaagtcaaGAGGCTGCATTGGTGAGCAGGTCACTGCTGTGGGCACAGGGCTCCACGCTGGGAAATCTGGAAGCGACGAGAAAGACCGTCATCGGAGCCGTTCCACGGAGAGCCAGGGAAGCTGAGATATTCAGCTCCAGTCCGTCATTGAATAGGTCCTCCTTCCAAAAAGGAGGTTCAGGCAGGACTTGCCGTAGGGGGTCTGGGAAGAGTGAGTGTCAGAGGAACACAGGCCGGTACCAACGGTGTCTGCTCCCAGACACTTG
This DNA window, taken from Equus quagga isolate Etosha38 unplaced genomic scaffold, UCLA_HA_Equagga_1.0 177414_RagTag, whole genome shotgun sequence, encodes the following:
- the LOC124233269 gene encoding tubulin beta-4B chain; translation: MREIVHIQAGQCGNQIGAKFWEVISDEHGIDPTGSYHGDSDLQLERINVYYNEAAGNKYVPRAILVDLEPGTMDSVRSGPFGQIFRPDNF